The Polymorphobacter megasporae genome window below encodes:
- a CDS encoding flavin monoamine oxidase family protein, with the protein MITRRNLLTRLGMLGGLGATFGAMQALGLNGAARAATMPALPSVAGRGLHIAVLGAGISGLVAAYELEQAGYLVTLLEARDRVGGRAWTIRDRDTIEMNGEATQTAKFSNGIYMNAGPARIPSFHTGLLDYCDKFVVPLEVEVNSSRSAYVMAADGTKIRQRTAVNDMRGHIAELLAKALNQGSLDQAISAADKAKLLPFLKFYGDLDDKGDFTGSARSGFAKLPGAGVTLASPGTAMPLDQLLANEQLPMTLFDDVLYMQATMVEPIGGMDRIHAGFDRNLRNPAIRGAEVTRIRHTAKGVDVVYRDKASGAVQTVHADYMVCTIPFAVLKDIDTDFTPATKTAIAGVIYDYSNKIAFESPRFWEKEQIYGGISFVGGPTSLVWYPSAGLHTPRGMLLACYGSGPMAAEFEKRPIVEQIEFARGVVEKLHPGHGGDLVNGIAVNWHKIPYSLGPWPDFSGGKGGVGLEAAIDTPGFRHLLEPDGRVYFASAALSQTPGWQEGGIASAWAQVAALAKRVAADMPVRKAA; encoded by the coding sequence ATGATTACACGACGCAATCTGCTGACGCGCCTCGGAATGCTGGGCGGGCTCGGCGCAACCTTCGGGGCAATGCAGGCGCTCGGGCTCAACGGCGCGGCGCGCGCGGCGACGATGCCCGCGCTGCCGTCGGTCGCCGGGCGGGGGCTTCACATTGCGGTGCTGGGGGCGGGGATCAGCGGGCTCGTCGCCGCGTACGAGCTCGAACAGGCGGGGTATCTCGTCACCCTGCTTGAGGCCCGCGACCGCGTCGGCGGGCGCGCGTGGACGATCCGCGACCGCGACACGATCGAGATGAACGGCGAGGCGACCCAGACCGCCAAATTCTCGAACGGCATCTACATGAACGCCGGACCGGCGCGCATCCCGAGCTTCCACACCGGGCTGCTCGACTATTGCGACAAGTTCGTCGTCCCGCTCGAGGTCGAGGTCAACTCAAGCCGTTCGGCGTATGTCATGGCCGCCGACGGGACGAAAATTCGCCAGCGCACCGCAGTCAACGACATGCGCGGCCACATCGCCGAGCTGCTCGCCAAGGCGCTCAATCAGGGGTCGCTCGACCAGGCAATCAGCGCCGCCGACAAAGCCAAGTTGCTGCCGTTCCTCAAATTCTATGGTGACCTCGACGACAAGGGCGACTTCACCGGCTCCGCGCGCTCGGGCTTCGCTAAACTGCCTGGGGCAGGGGTGACGCTTGCCAGCCCGGGGACGGCGATGCCGCTCGACCAGTTGCTGGCGAACGAGCAGCTGCCGATGACGCTGTTCGACGACGTCCTGTATATGCAGGCGACGATGGTCGAGCCGATCGGCGGGATGGACCGGATCCACGCCGGCTTCGATCGCAACCTCCGCAACCCCGCAATCCGCGGCGCCGAGGTGACCCGCATCCGCCACACGGCGAAGGGCGTCGACGTCGTCTACCGCGACAAGGCCAGCGGCGCGGTCCAGACCGTCCACGCCGACTATATGGTCTGCACGATCCCGTTCGCGGTGCTGAAGGACATCGACACCGACTTCACCCCTGCAACCAAAACCGCGATCGCCGGCGTGATCTACGACTATTCGAACAAGATCGCATTCGAATCGCCGCGCTTCTGGGAGAAGGAGCAGATCTATGGCGGCATCTCGTTCGTCGGCGGCCCGACCAGCCTCGTCTGGTATCCGTCGGCTGGCCTCCACACGCCGCGCGGGATGCTCCTCGCCTGCTACGGCTCGGGGCCGATGGCGGCGGAGTTCGAGAAGCGGCCGATCGTCGAGCAGATCGAATTCGCCCGCGGCGTCGTCGAGAAGCTTCACCCCGGCCACGGCGGCGACCTCGTCAACGGCATCGCGGTCAACTGGCACAAAATCCCGTACAGTCTCGGCCCGTGGCCCGACTTCAGCGGCGGCAAGGGCGGCGTCGGGCTCGAAGCCGCGATCGACACCCCCGGCTTCCGCCACCTGCTCGAACCCGACGGGCGGGTCTATTTCGCCAGCGCCGCGCTGAGCCAGACACCCGGCTGGCAGGAGGGCGGGATCGCGTCGGCGTGGGCGCAGGTCGCGGCGCTGGCAAAGCGCGTCGCCGCCGACATGCCGGTGCGGAAGGCGGCGTGA
- the folK gene encoding 2-amino-4-hydroxy-6-hydroxymethyldihydropteridine diphosphokinase, which yields MPAIIHIALGSNRRHGRHGSPQGVVAAAIVALADAGLTVVARSAIRTTKPIGPSKRAFANTAIAVETDVPVDDLLIVLKQIERDFGRRRGRRWAERVLDLDIVTAGGAVTHDWRRARQGLIVPHRSLATRAFVLDPLVDIAPLWRHPVLHLTARQLRARQRRPKPQSAGSP from the coding sequence ATGCCCGCAATCATCCACATCGCCCTCGGCAGCAATCGGCGGCACGGCCGTCACGGATCGCCGCAGGGCGTCGTCGCTGCCGCCATCGTTGCGCTGGCCGATGCAGGCCTCACCGTCGTCGCGCGGTCGGCGATCCGCACCACCAAGCCGATCGGCCCGAGCAAGCGCGCCTTCGCAAACACCGCGATCGCCGTCGAGACCGACGTTCCGGTCGACGACCTGCTAATCGTGCTCAAGCAAATCGAGCGCGACTTCGGCCGCCGCCGAGGCCGCCGCTGGGCCGAACGCGTCCTCGACCTTGATATCGTCACCGCCGGCGGCGCGGTCACACACGACTGGCGGCGAGCACGGCAGGGACTCATCGTCCCCCACCGCAGCCTTGCCACCCGCGCCTTCGTCCTCGACCCGCTGGTCGATATCGCCCCTTTGTGGCGGCATCCGGTGCTGCACTTGACCGCACGCCAGTTGCGCGCGCGGCAACGTCGCCCTAAACCGCAATCCGCTGGGAGCCCTTAG
- a CDS encoding 2'-5' RNA ligase family protein → MTDFRPLVITARPDDAMLARFEALRRAHFPPALNRVPAHISLFHQIPGSEFDAVVERLKAMAREHPAPQVEVAGLRSLGRGVAYVLRSAGLSAFHDDLSEAWEPLLIPQDRHRLAAHVTIQNKVTPEVARATLAALSEGFEPWRFDVVGIDVWRYLDGPWEHLKTVGLRPA, encoded by the coding sequence ATGACCGATTTCCGACCGTTGGTGATCACTGCGCGACCCGATGACGCGATGCTCGCGCGTTTCGAGGCGCTGCGCCGCGCGCATTTCCCGCCCGCACTCAATCGGGTGCCGGCGCATATCTCGTTGTTCCACCAGATTCCCGGGAGCGAATTCGACGCCGTCGTCGAGCGGCTTAAGGCCATGGCGCGCGAGCATCCGGCACCGCAGGTGGAGGTCGCTGGCTTGCGCTCGCTCGGCCGCGGGGTCGCTTATGTTCTGCGGTCGGCGGGGCTGTCGGCGTTCCACGACGACCTATCCGAGGCGTGGGAGCCGCTGTTGATCCCGCAGGACCGCCACCGCCTCGCCGCGCACGTCACGATCCAGAACAAGGTGACGCCCGAGGTGGCGCGGGCGACGCTGGCGGCGTTGTCCGAGGGGTTCGAGCCGTGGCGCTTCGATGTCGTTGGGATCGACGTGTGGCGGTATCTCGACGGGCCGTGGGAGCATCTGAAGACAGTCGGGCTGCGCCCGGCCTGA
- a CDS encoding DUF3297 family protein: MTDETIETTTGTETPNAASANPDAATPEAAIVDTPPDRLSNNPNSPHYEPAMLERGIGIRFKGVERTNVDEYCVSEGWVRLTVAGSKDRYGNPITIKQQGEVVPYFRS, from the coding sequence ATGACCGACGAAACCATCGAGACCACGACCGGCACCGAAACGCCGAACGCCGCTTCGGCGAATCCGGACGCTGCGACCCCCGAAGCCGCGATCGTCGACACCCCGCCCGACCGCCTGTCGAACAACCCGAACAGTCCGCATTACGAGCCGGCGATGCTCGAGCGCGGCATCGGCATCCGCTTCAAGGGCGTCGAGCGGACCAATGTCGACGAGTATTGCGTTTCCGAAGGCTGGGTCCGGCTGACCGTCGCGGGCTCGAAGGACCGCTATGGCAATCCGATCACGATCAAGCAGCAGGGCGAGGTCGTCCCGTATTTCCGCTCCTAG
- a CDS encoding uracil-DNA glycosylase, translated as MEPNPADLHTASPLAEPSHVAAQAEPPRDCQLCPRLADYRAANRVAHPDWFNAPVPGWGDPAAWLCVVGLAPGVTGANRTGRPFTGDHAGLLLYATLAKFGLSQGTFDARADDGLRLDGVFISNAVRCVPPENKPVPAEIHTCRQFLSAQLAALPNLKVVLALGTIAHQSAVKALGGKLPKVPFAHAAVHRLHTGFTLVDSYHCSRYNTNTGRLTAPMFEDAFAAAIAAR; from the coding sequence ATGGAACCCAACCCCGCCGACCTTCACACCGCGTCGCCGCTAGCCGAGCCGTCACATGTTGCGGCTCAAGCCGAGCCGCCGCGTGATTGCCAGCTGTGCCCGCGCCTTGCCGATTACCGCGCCGCCAACCGCGTCGCGCATCCCGACTGGTTCAACGCCCCGGTCCCGGGCTGGGGCGACCCGGCGGCGTGGCTGTGCGTCGTCGGGCTGGCTCCGGGTGTGACCGGGGCGAACCGGACCGGGCGTCCGTTCACCGGCGACCATGCCGGACTGTTGCTCTATGCCACGCTCGCAAAGTTCGGCCTGTCGCAGGGGACGTTCGACGCGCGCGCCGACGACGGGCTGCGGCTCGACGGCGTGTTCATCAGCAATGCGGTCCGCTGCGTGCCCCCCGAGAACAAGCCGGTTCCGGCAGAGATTCACACCTGTCGCCAGTTCCTGAGCGCCCAGCTCGCGGCGCTGCCGAACCTGAAGGTCGTGCTGGCGCTGGGGACGATCGCGCACCAGTCGGCGGTCAAGGCGCTCGGCGGCAAGCTGCCCAAGGTGCCGTTCGCCCACGCCGCGGTTCACCGGCTCCACACCGGGTTCACGCTCGTCGATAGCTATCACTGCTCGCGCTACAACACGAACACCGGGCGGCTGACGGCGCCGATGTTCGAGGACGCCTTCGCGGCGGCGATCGCGGCGCGGTAA
- a CDS encoding pseudouridine synthase, producing MSQPPRRTGGRPPGRPPIDPPAGPRPPVRRREPAGGDPLSTNPREANRRANQAERPMLKRPEAGSTSNPFGGRPVKVPRARDEAAKPSRANNAPRRDRGNARAEAAAAAPGKIEPQRIAKLLARAGVGSRRDIERFIAEGRVAINGTVLTTPAHIISSLDGVTYDGRPVAAIEATRLFRFHKPAGFLTTVRDPGGRPTIFDALPPGLPRLVPVGRLDMNTEGLLLLTTDGALKRQLELPVNAVARRYRVRAYGEVTQAILEGLIEGIEIDGMRYGPINADIERRTGRNLWLSITLTEGKNREIRRVLEFLGLQVSRLIRVAYGPFELSDLPARAVEEVNPQAIDQLRKSVSKAK from the coding sequence ATGTCACAGCCCCCGCGCCGCACCGGCGGCCGCCCTCCGGGCCGTCCGCCCATCGATCCCCCCGCCGGTCCCCGGCCTCCCGTCCGCCGCCGCGAGCCCGCCGGCGGCGATCCGCTGTCGACCAATCCGCGCGAGGCCAATCGCCGCGCCAACCAGGCCGAGCGCCCGATGCTCAAGCGCCCCGAGGCGGGGAGCACGTCGAATCCGTTCGGCGGGCGTCCGGTCAAGGTGCCCCGCGCCCGCGACGAAGCGGCCAAGCCTTCGCGCGCCAACAACGCCCCGCGTCGCGACCGCGGCAATGCGCGCGCCGAAGCGGCGGCGGCGGCCCCCGGCAAGATCGAGCCGCAGCGGATCGCCAAATTGCTCGCGCGCGCCGGGGTCGGATCGCGTCGCGACATCGAGCGCTTCATCGCCGAGGGGCGCGTCGCGATCAACGGCACCGTCCTGACGACCCCTGCGCACATCATCTCGTCGCTCGACGGCGTGACGTATGATGGCCGCCCGGTTGCGGCGATCGAGGCGACGCGGCTGTTCCGCTTCCACAAGCCCGCGGGCTTCCTGACGACGGTCCGTGATCCCGGCGGCCGCCCGACGATCTTCGACGCGCTGCCCCCCGGACTGCCGCGGCTCGTGCCGGTCGGACGGCTCGACATGAATACCGAGGGGCTGCTGCTGCTGACGACCGACGGCGCGCTCAAGCGACAGCTCGAACTGCCGGTCAACGCGGTCGCGCGCCGCTACCGCGTCCGCGCTTACGGCGAAGTCACGCAGGCGATCCTCGAAGGGCTGATCGAGGGTATCGAGATCGACGGGATGCGTTACGGCCCGATCAACGCCGACATCGAGCGCCGGACCGGGCGCAACCTATGGCTGTCGATCACGCTTACCGAGGGCAAGAATCGCGAGATCCGCCGCGTCCTCGAATTCCTCGGCCTCCAGGTCTCGCGGCTGATCCGCGTCGCGTACGGCCCGTTCGAATTGAGCGACCTGCCCGCGCGCGCGGTCGAGGAGGTCAACCCGCAGGCGATCGACCAGCTGCGCAAATCGGTGTCGAAGGCCAAATGA
- a CDS encoding RidA family protein, whose translation MIRTMTALLGASLLATAANAEAIKHANTPPGLILESVTVTPGTEMLYLSGQVASPVDMSKPMSAMASMSMADFGDTKTQTISVLGKIKKILASHGYTMADIIKLTVFVAAAPDMGGKMDFAGMNDGFKTFFGTSENPGTVARSTVQVAALAGPAFLVEIEATAAKPAK comes from the coding sequence ATGATCCGGACGATGACAGCACTGCTGGGTGCCAGCCTGCTCGCGACGGCCGCGAACGCCGAGGCGATCAAGCACGCCAACACCCCTCCGGGATTGATCCTCGAGAGCGTGACGGTGACCCCGGGGACCGAGATGCTCTACCTTAGCGGGCAGGTCGCCTCGCCGGTCGACATGTCGAAGCCGATGTCGGCGATGGCGTCGATGAGCATGGCCGATTTCGGCGATACGAAGACCCAGACGATCAGCGTGCTGGGCAAGATCAAGAAGATCCTCGCGAGCCACGGCTACACGATGGCCGATATCATCAAGCTGACCGTGTTCGTCGCCGCCGCACCCGACATGGGCGGCAAGATGGACTTCGCGGGGATGAACGACGGGTTCAAGACATTCTTCGGCACGTCCGAGAACCCCGGCACCGTCGCCCGCTCAACGGTCCAGGTCGCCGCGCTCGCAGGGCCAGCGTTTCTCGTCGAGATCGAGGCAACTGCGGCGAAGCCTGCGAAGTAG
- the rsmD gene encoding 16S rRNA (guanine(966)-N(2))-methyltransferase RsmD, whose product MRIIAGQYRGRPLVAPPGEATRPTSERAREALFSMLASRLGDFDGLRVADLYAGTGALGLEALSRGAAHATFVENDKAAVTALRANILKCGADAATTVLQQPVQAIGRAPAAFDLILLDPPYGEGHALPALARLLEYGWVAPHAWVSVETAKGEALEPPGFTLDTVRAHGKARLHLFRAD is encoded by the coding sequence ATGAGGATCATCGCGGGACAATATCGCGGGCGGCCGCTGGTCGCGCCGCCGGGCGAAGCGACGCGACCGACGAGCGAACGAGCGCGCGAGGCGCTGTTCTCCATGCTCGCCAGCCGCCTCGGCGACTTCGACGGGCTGCGCGTCGCCGACCTGTACGCCGGGACCGGCGCGCTCGGGCTCGAGGCACTGTCGCGCGGCGCGGCGCACGCGACCTTCGTCGAGAACGACAAGGCGGCGGTGACTGCGCTGCGCGCCAACATCCTGAAATGTGGCGCCGACGCCGCGACGACTGTGCTGCAACAGCCTGTGCAGGCGATCGGCCGTGCCCCTGCCGCGTTCGACCTGATCCTCCTCGACCCACCGTACGGCGAAGGCCATGCTTTGCCCGCGCTCGCCCGGCTGCTCGAATATGGCTGGGTCGCACCGCACGCATGGGTGTCGGTCGAGACGGCGAAGGGCGAAGCGCTCGAACCGCCGGGCTTCACCCTCGACACCGTCCGCGCGCACGGCAAGGCGCGGCTCCATCTGTTTCGCGCCGACTGA
- a CDS encoding Dps family protein encodes MAKKPSPAPSSEAQPQYKVEYREIQPYGTLKDLPIALEGNARAQSVETLNQMLADTMTLRDMYKKHHWQMSGATFYQLHLLLDTHYEAQAELVDMIAERIMALGGISIAMAADVAEMTKIPRPPKGREDVPTQLSRLLEAHEIILRQAHEGADAADESGDDGTNDLLVSNIIRTGEPQVWFIAEHLAETTLVRSDR; translated from the coding sequence ATGGCCAAGAAGCCCAGCCCCGCCCCCAGCAGCGAAGCCCAGCCGCAGTACAAGGTCGAGTACCGCGAGATCCAGCCGTACGGGACGCTCAAGGACCTGCCGATCGCGCTCGAGGGCAATGCCCGCGCTCAGTCGGTCGAGACGCTCAACCAGATGCTCGCCGACACGATGACGCTCCGCGACATGTATAAGAAGCACCACTGGCAGATGTCGGGGGCGACGTTCTACCAGCTCCACCTCCTGCTCGACACGCACTATGAAGCGCAGGCCGAACTCGTCGACATGATCGCTGAGCGGATCATGGCGCTGGGCGGGATCAGCATCGCGATGGCCGCCGACGTCGCTGAGATGACCAAGATTCCCCGCCCCCCGAAGGGCCGCGAGGACGTTCCGACCCAGCTGTCGCGGCTGCTCGAGGCGCACGAGATCATCCTGCGCCAGGCGCACGAGGGTGCCGATGCCGCCGACGAGTCGGGCGACGACGGCACGAATGACCTGCTGGTGTCGAACATCATCCGCACCGGCGAACCCCAGGTCTGGTTCATCGCCGAGCACCTGGCTGAGACCACGCTGGTCCGTTCGGACCGCTAA
- a CDS encoding TonB-dependent receptor plug domain-containing protein — translation MLKTSQLSHTALAVAMLSAVAFVPTGAIAQQVAAADTAAATPAQADEIIVLGTRRTDRTLTTSASPVDVISASELKTQPAANMLEVLKNIVPSFFVGQNTISDASSFVRAPSLRGLPADEILVMLDGKRYNRSALVQVYSGGDTGLSYGSQGSDLSAIPSIAIKSLQILREGATAQYGSDAIAGVLNYGLRDNKTGFEAIARYGQYYDHGDGKSKQISANLGLSLGERGFVNLSGEYDDDGQTSRGATRPLALVFAQQNPSLASQLPNYPGPVQIWGSSPSHGWKAVINSGYEVTDNSKLYFFGNAARSKANESFNYRSPISGTAVDVTGATQSLGANGALSRVFYLTPCPAGNATCPAGGFVSNGNTFSVKSIYPAGFTPRFVGTTEELIGTVGYKGKTPGGFTYDFSATTSRNSLDLSMYNSISPTYGPASQTAFKFGDLIQKETDANIDLSQPVNIGLYSPLTISAGAEYRRESYTATPGDPQSYGAGPYTASQNLYLNNGGGIYTPNGTSGGSSPGASGYGGTDPAAAGSHSQSSYGIYGDLETDIVKALSVGIAGRYEHYNTFGGAFVYKANAIYKFSDAFSLRGTVGSGFHAPSPGQSNTQILTTNFIGGNQVQTGTYPTTSPIAQYYGAKQLTPEKSYNYGVGFIATPVHNLTLTVDAYSIKVKNRIFITQNFTVTPADIIAQPALLSVGAGGAITYFTNGLDTVTKGIDFVATYRAALIEPGDLNLTLAYNYNTSRVSRADANVLSANQILDISHLAPNHRATLSAAWSHDKFSVNARENFYGDWIDSNDYPVFNSAGKLVGQKFGSKFTTDLDVGYDLTKYLTLSVGGSNIFNIKPDRIANSPANTVYAATGSTADGQIYPRSGGPFGINGGLWYVRARVAF, via the coding sequence ATGCTCAAGACTTCACAATTGTCGCACACCGCACTCGCCGTCGCGATGCTCAGCGCCGTCGCCTTCGTTCCGACCGGTGCCATCGCGCAACAGGTCGCCGCCGCCGATACCGCCGCCGCAACGCCGGCGCAGGCCGACGAGATCATCGTCCTCGGCACCCGCCGCACCGACCGGACCCTGACGACGTCGGCATCGCCAGTCGATGTCATCAGCGCAAGCGAGCTCAAGACGCAGCCCGCAGCGAACATGCTCGAAGTCCTGAAGAACATCGTCCCGTCGTTCTTCGTCGGCCAGAATACGATTTCCGACGCCTCGAGTTTCGTCCGCGCGCCGTCGCTGCGCGGCCTGCCCGCCGACGAAATCCTCGTCATGCTCGACGGCAAGCGGTACAACCGCTCGGCGCTCGTCCAGGTCTATTCGGGCGGCGACACCGGCCTGTCGTACGGCTCGCAGGGGTCCGACCTGTCGGCGATCCCATCGATCGCGATCAAGAGCCTCCAGATCCTCCGCGAAGGCGCGACCGCGCAATACGGGTCGGACGCGATCGCCGGCGTCCTCAACTACGGCCTCCGCGACAACAAGACCGGGTTCGAGGCGATCGCCCGCTACGGCCAATATTACGATCACGGTGACGGCAAATCGAAGCAGATCTCCGCGAACCTCGGCCTGTCGCTCGGCGAGCGCGGCTTCGTCAATCTGAGCGGTGAATATGACGATGACGGCCAGACCAGCCGCGGCGCGACCCGCCCGCTCGCGCTCGTCTTCGCCCAGCAGAATCCCAGCCTCGCATCGCAGCTGCCGAACTATCCGGGACCGGTGCAGATCTGGGGCTCGTCGCCGAGCCACGGCTGGAAGGCGGTGATCAATTCGGGCTATGAGGTCACCGACAACAGCAAGTTGTACTTCTTCGGCAACGCCGCGCGGTCGAAGGCGAACGAGAGCTTCAACTACCGCTCGCCGATCAGCGGCACCGCTGTCGACGTGACCGGCGCGACGCAATCGCTCGGGGCCAATGGCGCACTGTCGCGGGTGTTCTACCTGACGCCGTGCCCGGCCGGGAACGCGACGTGCCCGGCAGGCGGCTTCGTCTCGAACGGCAACACCTTTAGCGTCAAGTCGATCTACCCGGCGGGCTTCACCCCGCGCTTCGTCGGCACGACCGAAGAATTGATCGGCACCGTCGGCTACAAGGGCAAGACGCCGGGCGGTTTCACCTACGACTTCTCGGCGACGACGAGCCGCAACTCGCTCGACCTGTCGATGTATAATTCGATCAGCCCGACCTACGGCCCGGCATCGCAGACCGCGTTCAAGTTCGGCGACCTGATCCAGAAGGAAACCGACGCCAACATCGACCTCAGCCAGCCGGTCAACATCGGCCTGTACAGCCCGCTGACGATCTCGGCCGGTGCCGAATACCGCCGCGAGAGCTACACCGCGACCCCCGGCGACCCGCAGTCGTACGGCGCGGGCCCCTACACGGCGTCGCAGAACCTGTATCTCAACAACGGTGGCGGCATCTATACGCCGAACGGTACCAGCGGCGGGTCGTCGCCGGGCGCGAGCGGCTACGGCGGCACCGATCCCGCCGCCGCCGGCTCGCACTCGCAGTCGAGCTACGGCATCTACGGCGACCTCGAAACCGACATCGTCAAGGCGCTCAGCGTCGGCATCGCCGGCCGGTACGAGCATTACAACACCTTCGGCGGCGCGTTCGTCTACAAGGCGAATGCGATCTACAAATTCTCCGACGCCTTCTCGCTTCGCGGAACCGTCGGCTCGGGCTTCCACGCCCCGTCGCCCGGCCAGTCGAACACCCAAATCCTGACGACCAACTTCATCGGCGGCAACCAGGTCCAGACCGGCACCTACCCGACGACGAGCCCGATTGCGCAATATTACGGGGCGAAGCAGCTGACGCCTGAAAAGTCGTATAACTACGGCGTCGGCTTCATCGCCACCCCGGTTCACAACCTGACGCTGACGGTCGATGCGTATAGCATCAAGGTCAAGAACCGCATCTTCATCACGCAGAACTTCACCGTGACACCTGCCGATATCATCGCCCAGCCGGCGTTGTTGTCGGTTGGAGCCGGCGGCGCGATCACCTACTTCACCAACGGCCTCGACACCGTCACCAAGGGCATCGATTTCGTCGCAACGTACCGCGCGGCGCTCATCGAGCCGGGCGACCTCAACCTCACACTGGCGTACAACTACAACACCAGCCGGGTATCGCGCGCCGACGCGAACGTGCTCAGTGCGAACCAGATCCTCGATATCTCGCACCTTGCGCCGAACCACCGCGCGACGCTGTCGGCGGCGTGGAGCCACGACAAGTTCTCGGTCAACGCCCGCGAGAACTTCTACGGCGACTGGATCGATTCGAACGACTATCCGGTCTTCAACTCCGCCGGGAAGCTGGTCGGCCAGAAGTTCGGGTCGAAGTTCACCACCGACCTCGACGTCGGCTACGACCTGACCAAGTATCTGACCCTGTCGGTCGGCGGCTCGAACATCTTCAATATCAAGCCCGACCGCATCGCCAACAGCCCCGCCAACACCGTCTACGCCGCGACCGGCTCGACCGCCGACGGACAGATCTATCCGCGGAGCGGCGGTCCGTTCGGGATCAACGGCGGCCTCTGGTACGTCCGCGCCCGGGTTGCCTTCTAG
- a CDS encoding EF-hand domain-containing protein, whose protein sequence is MGRILFVAFVATFVAALAVVVGMPVAAQEAAPASGQHEGMATRFAAMDTDHDGKVSKAEWLAAGRQERGFDMMDADHDGFLTMDELKAGREKMRAMREAKGN, encoded by the coding sequence ATGGGCCGCATCTTATTCGTCGCGTTCGTCGCCACCTTCGTCGCCGCGCTTGCCGTCGTCGTCGGCATGCCAGTCGCGGCACAGGAAGCTGCCCCCGCATCGGGCCAGCATGAAGGCATGGCGACGCGGTTCGCGGCGATGGACACCGACCACGACGGCAAAGTGAGCAAGGCCGAGTGGCTCGCCGCCGGCCGCCAGGAACGCGGCTTCGACATGATGGACGCCGACCACGACGGCTTTCTGACGATGGACGAGCTCAAGGCCGGTCGCGAGAAGATGCGCGCGATGCGTGAGGCGAAGGGCAACTAG